A window from Roseomonas marmotae encodes these proteins:
- a CDS encoding NAD(P)-dependent alcohol dehydrogenase has product MSVLARAAVVEEKDAAFTFRKVIVEEPRADEVLVRMVATGICATDAHVQHQHLQVPLPAILGHEGAGVVERVGSAVSHLKSGDHVVLSYHSCGQCKPCLSSHAAYCDHMWETNFAGARLDGSIGVRSEDVEGLHAHFFGQSSFATYALAHARNTVKVPDDVPLELLGPLGCGFQTGAGAVLKAMAVTVGASIVVFGVGAVGLAAIMAAKVADAATIIAVDVSAERLNLAVELGATNAINAREIADVSAAIRDVVPRGVEYVLDTSGRKENLDAGVAALAPMGRFGFVAFNDHSGAVVDASRLMVGQQLQGVIQGDAVSALMIPELIGLYRGGRFPFDRLITFYDFADINQAFEDAGAGRVIKAVLRFDPLCPPDR; this is encoded by the coding sequence TTGAGCGTCCTCGCCCGGGCCGCGGTCGTCGAGGAGAAGGACGCCGCCTTCACCTTCCGCAAGGTAATCGTCGAGGAGCCTCGTGCCGACGAAGTTCTTGTCCGCATGGTCGCGACCGGGATCTGCGCGACGGACGCCCATGTCCAGCACCAGCATCTTCAGGTGCCATTGCCGGCCATCCTCGGGCACGAGGGCGCAGGCGTCGTGGAGCGCGTCGGATCCGCGGTGAGCCACCTGAAGTCCGGCGACCATGTCGTGCTGTCCTACCACTCCTGCGGTCAATGCAAGCCCTGCCTCTCCTCCCACGCCGCCTATTGCGACCACATGTGGGAGACGAACTTCGCCGGCGCGCGTTTGGACGGATCAATCGGTGTCAGATCCGAGGACGTCGAGGGCCTGCACGCCCACTTCTTCGGCCAATCGTCCTTCGCGACCTACGCGCTGGCGCATGCCCGCAACACCGTCAAGGTTCCTGACGATGTTCCGCTGGAACTGCTCGGTCCGCTGGGCTGCGGTTTCCAGACCGGCGCCGGCGCAGTCCTGAAGGCGATGGCGGTCACCGTCGGGGCATCCATCGTTGTCTTCGGGGTGGGGGCTGTCGGACTGGCTGCCATCATGGCCGCCAAGGTCGCCGACGCCGCGACGATCATCGCCGTCGACGTCAGCGCCGAGCGACTGAACCTGGCCGTCGAACTCGGCGCCACCAACGCGATCAACGCGCGCGAGATCGCGGACGTCTCCGCGGCCATTCGGGACGTCGTTCCCAGAGGCGTCGAGTACGTCCTCGATACAAGCGGTCGCAAGGAGAACCTGGACGCGGGCGTCGCCGCATTGGCACCTATGGGACGCTTCGGCTTCGTCGCCTTCAACGATCATTCGGGCGCGGTTGTGGACGCGTCCCGGCTGATGGTCGGGCAGCAGTTGCAAGGGGTCATCCAGGGCGACGCCGTGTCCGCGCTGATGATCCCCGAGTTGATCGGCCTCTACCGCGGTGGCCGGTTCCCGTTCGATCGCCTGATTACCTTCTACGACTTCGCCGACATCAACCAGGCGTTCGAGGATGCCGGTGCGGGGCGCGTCATCAAGGCAGTGCTCCGGTTCGATCCCCTCTGTCCGCCTGACAGATAA
- a CDS encoding MBL fold metallo-hydrolase, giving the protein MCDNHQKPITATDTPAFFGIDRYGFPEAGEHPLDPPEYYPPYFWGERFRKLGYHCEELRDGFYWVTSGGYDAAFVVTANGVIAIDAPPTLGENMLAAIEEVTDKPVTHVIYSHWHTDHIGAASIYGPDVEIIAHEITKELLERFPDPNRPVPTLTFDKAHTLIVGGVTLELSYKGENHCPGNIFIYAPAQKVLTVIDILSPGSATFMHCDASQNITAWYEAQHQIMEYDFDFLVAGHHMKYGTPELVKEGIEYFADVLEGAQLAIDRYSRSDRLIDILLKPGLDRFWVGSENWINSMANYATKHVLEKKTSNGKLWSERLAGVTTQTKYHAYTVLESIRLERPRPNYRLRGENSPPFYA; this is encoded by the coding sequence ATGTGCGATAACCATCAGAAGCCCATCACCGCTACCGACACGCCGGCCTTCTTCGGCATCGACCGCTACGGCTTTCCGGAGGCGGGCGAGCATCCGCTCGACCCGCCTGAATACTACCCGCCGTATTTTTGGGGCGAGCGCTTCCGAAAGCTCGGCTACCACTGCGAGGAGCTGCGTGACGGGTTCTACTGGGTGACCAGCGGCGGTTACGACGCGGCCTTCGTCGTGACGGCCAACGGCGTCATCGCCATCGACGCGCCTCCGACGCTTGGTGAGAACATGCTGGCCGCTATCGAGGAGGTGACCGACAAGCCGGTCACCCATGTGATCTACAGCCACTGGCACACCGACCACATCGGCGCGGCCTCGATCTACGGGCCGGACGTCGAGATCATTGCCCACGAAATCACCAAGGAACTGCTCGAGCGCTTCCCCGATCCGAATCGGCCTGTTCCGACGCTGACGTTCGACAAGGCACATACCCTCATCGTCGGTGGAGTGACGTTAGAACTGTCCTACAAGGGCGAGAACCACTGTCCGGGCAACATCTTCATCTACGCTCCGGCCCAGAAAGTACTGACAGTGATCGACATCCTCAGTCCGGGTAGCGCCACCTTCATGCACTGCGATGCGTCCCAGAACATCACCGCCTGGTACGAGGCCCAGCACCAGATCATGGAATACGACTTCGACTTCCTGGTGGCCGGGCACCACATGAAATACGGAACACCAGAGCTGGTGAAAGAAGGCATAGAGTATTTCGCCGATGTCCTCGAGGGAGCCCAGTTGGCCATCGATCGCTACTCCCGATCGGACCGGTTGATCGACATCCTGCTGAAGCCTGGCCTCGATCGCTTCTGGGTCGGGTCGGAGAACTGGATCAACTCGATGGCCAACTACGCGACCAAGCACGTGCTCGAGAAGAAGACCAGCAACGGCAAGCTCTGGTCTGAGCGCCTCGCCGGCGTTACCACCCAGACCAAGTACCACGCCTACACAGTGCTTGAGTCGATCCGCCTTGAGCGACCGCGTCCGAACTACCGCCTGAGGGGCGAAAACTCTCCCCCGTTTTACGCCTGA
- a CDS encoding IS701 family transposase produces the protein MTSILGGGADLDRWLAPFLEVLGRKTRRTWAPLYLRGLLGPGERKSLQPMAARLGLGGHDQLQHFIASPAWDDAPLWSVLAQQADKLVGGPQAWLVIDDTALPKKGTMSVGVLPQYCGQLGKKANCQSLVSLTLAQGEVPVPVGLRLFLPEKWTDDPARCAQAGVPEAAMAPRTKAEIALDELDRLRAAGVRFGTVLADAGYGASAAFRQGLDARDLRWAVGIPRNQKVYSAAVQLVPPQGRARKPVPNEEPAEAERVLASQTWRRIAWRQGTKGALAARFAAARIRVGDGAVWGNNRHLPGDEAWLVGEWRSSGERKYYLSNLSADTPLRALAATIKGRWICEQAHQQLKQELGLGHFEGRSWTGLHRHALMSCIACAYLQHLRLAAHRRTRRGENAAPNAGPATLTKPARRATRHSRPPVQPSRHADPMSALPTQVPVTSS, from the coding sequence ATGACGAGCATCCTTGGTGGTGGAGCAGATCTGGATCGCTGGCTAGCGCCGTTCCTGGAGGTTCTGGGGCGCAAGACCCGCCGCACCTGGGCACCGCTCTACCTGCGGGGTCTGCTCGGACCCGGCGAGCGCAAGAGCCTGCAGCCGATGGCCGCCCGGCTTGGCTTGGGCGGCCACGACCAGCTGCAGCACTTCATCGCCAGCCCCGCCTGGGATGATGCGCCGCTGTGGTCGGTGCTGGCGCAGCAGGCCGACAAGCTGGTCGGCGGTCCGCAGGCTTGGCTGGTGATCGATGACACGGCGCTGCCTAAGAAAGGCACGATGTCAGTCGGCGTGCTGCCGCAGTACTGCGGCCAACTCGGCAAGAAGGCCAATTGCCAATCGCTGGTGTCGCTCACCCTGGCACAGGGCGAGGTGCCTGTTCCGGTCGGTCTACGGCTGTTCCTGCCGGAGAAGTGGACCGATGACCCTGCACGCTGTGCCCAGGCAGGCGTGCCGGAGGCGGCGATGGCGCCGCGAACCAAGGCCGAAATCGCACTGGACGAACTCGACCGGCTGAGGGCGGCGGGCGTGCGGTTCGGCACTGTGCTGGCCGATGCGGGCTATGGCGCAAGTGCGGCGTTCCGGCAGGGCCTGGATGCTCGGGATCTGCGCTGGGCGGTGGGCATCCCGCGCAACCAGAAGGTCTACAGCGCCGCCGTGCAGCTGGTGCCGCCGCAGGGACGGGCTCGTAAGCCAGTGCCGAACGAAGAGCCAGCAGAGGCGGAGAGGGTGTTGGCCTCGCAAACCTGGCGCCGCATCGCCTGGCGGCAGGGTACCAAGGGCGCATTGGCGGCCCGGTTCGCCGCGGCGCGCATCCGGGTGGGCGACGGCGCGGTTTGGGGCAACAACCGGCATCTGCCGGGTGATGAAGCCTGGCTGGTCGGCGAATGGCGCTCTAGCGGCGAGCGGAAGTACTATCTGAGCAACCTGTCCGCCGACACACCGCTGCGGGCGCTGGCGGCCACCATCAAAGGACGCTGGATCTGCGAACAGGCGCACCAGCAGCTGAAGCAGGAACTCGGGCTCGGCCACTTCGAGGGACGGTCCTGGACAGGCCTGCACCGACACGCGTTGATGAGCTGCATCGCCTGTGCCTACCTGCAGCACCTCCGCCTCGCCGCGCACCGCCGGACGAGGCGGGGGGAAAATGCGGCCCCCAATGCCGGGCCCGCCACCCTCACCAAGCCTGCCCGCCGTGCGACGCGCCATTCTCGACCGCCTGTTCAGCCATCTCGTCACGCCGATCCGATGTCCGCACTGCCGACGCAGGTTCCTGTCACCTCATCATAA
- a CDS encoding glycoside hydrolase family 16 protein, producing MPFWAKDGLSGRWDAASVSVENGHLVLKIGVQDRRVAAAEAYTCERFGFGTYEALVMLPNLNGTIIAMMSYVDGSRTEIDFEFEGRDPAALHTVTWISPDTKEHSLHIHDKAFTGTWVRLRYEWQETGVEFFVNDMLVAQHRGILPSTPAHLVFNIWPTDNPEWGGLTTNGTAVVQVDWVRFTPAPPRASISSSDEGGLIR from the coding sequence ATGCCGTTCTGGGCCAAGGACGGACTGAGTGGCCGCTGGGATGCGGCGTCCGTGTCGGTTGAAAACGGGCACCTTGTGCTGAAGATAGGGGTTCAGGATCGCAGAGTGGCCGCAGCGGAGGCCTATACCTGCGAGCGCTTTGGGTTCGGGACCTACGAAGCGTTGGTAATGCTGCCGAATCTCAACGGGACGATCATCGCAATGATGTCCTACGTAGATGGCTCGCGGACAGAAATTGATTTCGAGTTCGAGGGCCGCGACCCTGCCGCACTGCATACCGTGACCTGGATTTCTCCAGACACCAAGGAACACAGTCTGCACATCCATGATAAGGCCTTTACGGGTACTTGGGTCAGGCTCAGGTACGAATGGCAGGAAACGGGAGTCGAATTCTTTGTCAACGACATGTTGGTCGCCCAACACCGCGGTATCCTTCCCTCCACCCCTGCACACTTAGTGTTTAATATCTGGCCAACCGACAATCCTGAATGGGGTGGCCTCACAACCAATGGTACTGCAGTGGTGCAGGTAGATTGGGTTAGGTTCACACCTGCGCCTCCCCGAGCGTCAATCTCGAGCAGCGATGAGGGGGGCCTTATCCGATAA
- a CDS encoding HlyD family secretion protein gives MNGIEASDVLRVAVVSGLIGFGVFCASYSLAVWFRRNRSRPNKLTRFSFFALTLGIFGAVGNWAYNEFSQRNGIVGGQDLFVIHAKRNVAVERLVTEGQVKKGDSIAVFLPPSLDEQLAVIDSHIKQAYSKIEYFNLRTLPVDALLLQKQAQIRQQIQQVQMMTLDIQKSRRETERAYLDATTQHAEKRSQNDLQIAAEKQALAASTQQTSIAQTALNRALDLRNRGGIGTVVAVEEKASNHLTQSLALNRAQANLASLADYRRVLDESYGRTLGSLSDQMAKLDGDLTAKQQAAAELAEQVVANEEAVSKDRQRAANETAREREAAMHEHEALRAERASMLAVTQVKAPFSGEVVYRHPAPGFAPENTPVLALSAGSGFIARIWVPTEEIDSIKAAGKVQLALEQPILNKFFQGEFRRFEEAPYEKNRVIAVFDVKLPLEAITLLAGAGNPVQAKLLWRPDLMASYPFRGSLVLAIAGCVGMFGSGLRRRATDEFPLAAQLEEALLEDRLHEAAFRFHALLRQGRLDDDPDLVRTVIRLAERIGEPALSALREEIVFDEEFENALREWSRRSYDPALIALLDQVRNSSVLTAIS, from the coding sequence ATGAATGGTATTGAAGCAAGCGATGTGCTGCGCGTCGCGGTGGTCAGCGGCCTTATTGGTTTTGGTGTCTTCTGTGCATCCTACAGCCTGGCCGTTTGGTTTCGGCGCAACAGGTCCAGGCCAAATAAGCTGACCCGCTTCAGCTTCTTTGCTCTGACTCTTGGTATTTTCGGCGCGGTCGGAAACTGGGCTTACAATGAGTTCAGTCAGCGTAACGGCATCGTCGGCGGCCAAGATTTGTTTGTCATTCATGCCAAGCGCAACGTGGCGGTCGAGAGACTGGTTACAGAAGGACAGGTCAAGAAAGGTGACAGCATCGCTGTTTTTCTTCCACCATCACTTGATGAGCAGTTGGCAGTGATCGACAGCCACATCAAGCAGGCTTATTCGAAGATTGAATACTTCAATCTTCGAACTTTGCCAGTGGATGCATTGTTGCTTCAAAAGCAGGCCCAAATCCGCCAGCAGATTCAACAAGTCCAGATGATGACGCTCGACATTCAAAAATCGCGCCGCGAAACGGAGCGTGCCTATCTGGATGCAACGACGCAACATGCTGAGAAGCGGAGCCAGAATGATCTTCAGATTGCGGCAGAGAAGCAGGCATTGGCAGCATCTACGCAACAGACCAGTATTGCGCAGACCGCCCTGAACCGTGCCTTAGATCTCCGGAACCGGGGTGGGATCGGCACAGTGGTCGCGGTAGAGGAGAAGGCTAGCAATCACCTGACTCAAAGCCTCGCTCTCAACCGCGCGCAGGCTAACCTCGCATCGCTTGCCGATTACCGCCGGGTACTGGACGAGAGCTACGGGCGTACCCTCGGTTCGCTCTCAGATCAAATGGCGAAACTCGACGGCGATTTAACGGCTAAGCAGCAGGCCGCGGCTGAATTGGCAGAGCAGGTGGTAGCCAACGAGGAGGCTGTCAGCAAGGATCGACAGCGCGCCGCAAACGAAACTGCGCGGGAGCGCGAAGCTGCTATGCACGAGCACGAAGCCTTGCGAGCCGAGCGCGCCAGCATGCTGGCCGTGACGCAGGTGAAGGCACCCTTCTCGGGCGAGGTGGTATACCGTCATCCTGCTCCCGGTTTTGCGCCAGAAAACACACCCGTTCTTGCACTCTCTGCAGGCAGCGGCTTCATCGCCCGGATCTGGGTTCCGACTGAAGAAATCGACTCGATCAAGGCAGCTGGCAAGGTCCAGCTTGCTCTTGAGCAGCCGATACTAAACAAATTCTTTCAGGGCGAATTTCGTCGCTTTGAGGAAGCACCTTATGAGAAAAATCGCGTCATCGCGGTTTTTGATGTCAAGCTTCCGCTCGAGGCCATCACCCTTCTTGCCGGCGCAGGAAACCCCGTACAGGCCAAGCTACTCTGGCGACCTGACCTAATGGCAAGCTATCCCTTCCGGGGAAGCTTAGTTCTCGCCATAGCAGGCTGCGTCGGAATGTTTGGGAGCGGCCTGCGGCGCAGGGCGACCGACGAGTTCCCACTTGCTGCCCAACTTGAGGAGGCCCTGCTTGAAGACCGCCTGCACGAGGCCGCTTTCCGCTTCCACGCTCTGCTGCGCCAGGGACGGCTTGATGACGACCCGGATCTTGTCCGCACTGTGATCCGCCTTGCAGAGCGTATAGGCGAACCAGCACTCAGCGCCTTGCGTGAAGAGATCGTGTTCGACGAAGAGTTCGAGAACGCGCTCCGCGAGTGGAGCCGCCGCAGTTATGACCCTGCTCTTATCGCTCTTCTCGACCAGGTCCGAAATTCTTCTGTTCTCACAGCCATATCTTAA
- a CDS encoding glycosyltransferase family 2 protein, with product MAEATAPAGEFRAKPRSYPRWVINFLAIVTFFYGLVLSFTLPWTIHETLFSPDTGLANRGPIAVILGCALIIIAALILLRWLMVQGLAFYEHDRLRRNPCQALTKAPFVSILVPAFNESETVIGALKSLIGLDYPNYEVIFVDDGSTDDTFVKAFPLAGQYANCTLRVYTKPNGGKWSSLNFAYHKAKGDLLLCVDADSGLAQDALRTMVPRILEPGVVAVSGQVTIRNRYNFLTRLQAAEYLLGNGGMRMALSALGAVTVVPGPIGLYRREIMERVAQIPDTGPTAAAHQGPGAVQGPLSGETFAEDFQLSLSALALGGRVVYEPRAYAYTKCPDDIAALMSQRYRWMRGTWQVYGIYLRTLRKLVRSEKKALLLPVVMTVLYPLDIYLVPLLNFFFWGAIAASLALGESMGFVIGWICSVSLLNVMTAMIYILEQDDDVALAPLIPILDLYQSILVNSAWVIAAVDEARGTRMRWS from the coding sequence ATGGCAGAGGCGACAGCACCCGCCGGAGAGTTCCGGGCGAAGCCCAGAAGCTATCCTCGCTGGGTCATCAATTTTCTTGCGATCGTCACCTTCTTCTACGGCCTCGTGCTCAGTTTCACGTTGCCTTGGACCATTCATGAAACGCTCTTTTCCCCGGACACTGGACTTGCGAACCGTGGTCCAATAGCGGTGATCTTGGGCTGCGCTCTGATCATCATAGCGGCGCTGATCCTGCTCCGCTGGCTTATGGTGCAAGGATTAGCCTTCTATGAGCACGATCGGCTGCGCCGTAACCCTTGCCAAGCTCTCACGAAGGCGCCATTTGTCTCCATTCTTGTCCCAGCCTTCAATGAATCAGAGACAGTGATTGGAGCTCTGAAGTCTCTGATCGGTCTTGACTATCCGAACTATGAAGTCATTTTCGTTGATGATGGATCCACTGACGACACTTTTGTGAAGGCTTTTCCACTGGCAGGGCAGTATGCCAACTGCACTCTCCGCGTCTACACGAAGCCGAACGGGGGCAAGTGGAGCAGCCTGAACTTTGCCTATCACAAGGCGAAGGGAGATCTTCTCCTCTGCGTAGACGCTGACTCCGGGTTGGCTCAGGATGCTCTCCGCACCATGGTGCCCAGAATTCTTGAGCCGGGGGTAGTCGCTGTCTCGGGCCAAGTTACCATACGGAACCGTTACAACTTCCTTACGCGCCTGCAGGCCGCTGAGTACCTCCTCGGTAACGGTGGCATGCGCATGGCCCTGAGCGCATTAGGCGCTGTAACCGTCGTGCCTGGTCCTATAGGCCTTTACCGGCGCGAGATCATGGAAAGGGTTGCCCAGATCCCAGACACAGGGCCGACAGCCGCAGCCCACCAGGGCCCGGGGGCTGTGCAGGGCCCGCTGTCAGGGGAAACCTTCGCCGAGGATTTCCAGCTTTCGCTATCGGCGCTGGCGCTCGGTGGGCGTGTCGTCTACGAACCTCGGGCCTACGCCTACACGAAGTGTCCAGACGACATCGCTGCGCTCATGAGCCAACGCTACCGCTGGATGCGTGGAACCTGGCAAGTCTATGGGATCTACCTGCGGACTCTGCGAAAGCTTGTCAGATCGGAGAAGAAGGCACTGCTGCTACCAGTTGTAATGACTGTGCTCTACCCTCTGGACATCTATCTTGTCCCGCTGCTGAATTTTTTCTTCTGGGGTGCGATCGCAGCCTCGCTGGCCCTGGGTGAGTCGATGGGTTTCGTTATCGGCTGGATCTGCTCCGTGTCACTCCTGAATGTCATGACCGCGATGATCTACATCCTGGAGCAGGATGATGATGTTGCCCTGGCACCGCTGATCCCCATCCTCGATCTTTACCAGAGCATCCTGGTGAACAGCGCTTGGGTGATTGCTGCCGTTGACGAGGCCCGCGGTACCCGGATGCGCTGGTCGTAG
- a CDS encoding MBL fold metallo-hydrolase: MIKLDWKILTKKRGSSTQGIPPGKEDLAWVNNTVTLITGDNDAVLIDTFLPVQQSKELVEWVAESGKNLTTIYVTHAHGDHYFGLALLLGRFPAARAIAARPVAEAIKQQIEPAFIKSFWEPRFAGQLPASFAAPQALEGDRFELEGEELLIVPLGHTDTSETTALHIPSLGLVVSGDAVYNETHLYLAECDAAARSEWLHALDVIEALEPKAVVAGHAVTSPDNSPRHIDATRRYIQDFNAVLLRASTHLDLYNEMLARYPDRMNPGSLWAAARSAKPAV, from the coding sequence ATGATCAAGCTAGACTGGAAGATCCTGACCAAGAAGCGTGGTAGCTCGACCCAGGGGATTCCGCCCGGCAAGGAGGATCTCGCATGGGTCAACAACACTGTCACCCTGATCACCGGAGACAATGACGCGGTCCTGATCGACACCTTCCTGCCGGTGCAGCAGTCGAAGGAACTGGTCGAATGGGTCGCGGAAAGCGGCAAGAACCTCACGACGATCTATGTCACCCATGCTCACGGCGACCACTATTTCGGGCTGGCCCTTTTGCTAGGGCGGTTCCCGGCTGCAAGGGCCATCGCGGCGAGGCCGGTGGCAGAGGCCATCAAGCAGCAAATCGAGCCCGCGTTCATCAAGTCCTTCTGGGAGCCACGTTTCGCGGGACAGCTTCCAGCAAGCTTCGCGGCGCCACAGGCCCTTGAAGGGGACAGGTTCGAACTGGAAGGCGAGGAACTGCTGATTGTTCCTCTTGGCCACACCGATACGTCAGAGACCACCGCATTGCACATACCGTCTCTTGGATTGGTTGTATCCGGTGATGCCGTCTATAATGAAACACACCTTTATCTTGCTGAATGCGATGCAGCCGCGCGGTCAGAGTGGCTGCATGCGCTCGATGTCATCGAAGCCTTGGAACCCAAGGCGGTTGTCGCGGGACACGCGGTCACGAGTCCGGACAACTCCCCGCGCCATATCGACGCCACACGACGCTACATTCAGGACTTCAACGCCGTGTTGCTAAGGGCCTCGACCCATCTCGATCTCTACAACGAGATGCTTGCGCGATATCCGGATCGGATGAACCCAGGATCTTTATGGGCGGCAGCAAGATCTGCCAAACCTGCCGTCTGA
- a CDS encoding SDR family NAD(P)-dependent oxidoreductase, with protein MPTALVTGASGGIGAVYADRLAARGHDLVLVARSADKLEALARDLRARYGIQAEMITADLTDPAQVARVVDRIRSGAPIDILINNAGANVASSFAKVADAELEALIRLNVTAPTLLARAAIAGMASRGTGAIVNIGSVIGLATELTSGIYGATKAYMLTFSQSLAHEFGPAGVYVQAVLPGATRTDIWRHSGRNIDEIDGLMEVDDLVDAALAGFDRREAVTIPPLPDVRQWEAFEAARLAMRPNFANGKPADRYV; from the coding sequence ATGCCCACCGCTCTCGTAACCGGCGCTTCCGGCGGCATCGGCGCCGTTTATGCCGATCGCCTCGCGGCCCGTGGCCACGATCTCGTGCTCGTTGCACGCAGCGCGGATAAGCTTGAGGCGCTTGCCCGCGACCTGCGCGCCCGATACGGCATCCAGGCCGAGATGATCACCGCCGATCTCACGGACCCGGCGCAGGTCGCCCGGGTCGTGGACCGCATCCGGTCGGGTGCGCCGATCGACATTCTGATCAACAATGCCGGTGCGAATGTCGCGTCCAGCTTCGCGAAGGTCGCCGATGCGGAGTTGGAAGCGCTGATCCGGCTGAACGTGACGGCCCCGACCCTTCTGGCCCGCGCCGCCATTGCCGGCATGGCGTCGCGCGGCACGGGCGCGATCGTCAATATCGGCTCCGTGATTGGCCTTGCCACCGAACTCACCTCGGGCATCTACGGGGCTACCAAGGCCTATATGCTCACCTTCTCGCAATCCCTCGCTCATGAATTCGGGCCTGCCGGCGTTTATGTGCAGGCGGTGCTGCCGGGCGCCACCCGCACCGACATCTGGCGGCATTCTGGCCGCAACATCGATGAGATCGATGGCCTGATGGAGGTTGATGACCTGGTGGACGCCGCTCTGGCCGGCTTCGACCGGCGAGAGGCGGTGACCATCCCCCCGCTGCCTGATGTCCGGCAATGGGAAGCGTTCGAGGCCGCCCGCCTGGCGATGCGGCCGAACTTCGCCAACGGCAAGCCGGCCGACCGCTACGTCTGA
- a CDS encoding TetR/AcrR family transcriptional regulator, with product MFIIIYVSRHEELNMRNSQAMKDRNRRRILDAAAPLFRGRGVQGVSVADVMQAAGMTHGGFYRHFADKDDLVAEALVNSAAQRAEERQKAGLNDLAAYATAYLSPAHRERRAEGCMFAALGSEVVRGPDGGRHAMTEAMRNLVETLAETATGRNAQERRQAALASWSAMVGALTLSRLSDDAALADEILDATLKLIVTRLSRKVPPTGLTAATTSSSAPAEPQDSPC from the coding sequence ATGTTTATCATCATCTATGTGTCAAGGCACGAGGAGTTAAACATGCGCAACAGCCAAGCCATGAAGGACAGGAACCGCCGCCGCATCCTCGACGCCGCCGCCCCCCTCTTCCGCGGGCGCGGCGTGCAGGGCGTGTCCGTCGCTGACGTGATGCAGGCGGCGGGAATGACCCATGGAGGATTCTACCGGCACTTCGCCGACAAGGACGATCTCGTTGCCGAAGCGCTCGTCAACAGCGCGGCACAGCGCGCGGAGGAGCGGCAGAAAGCCGGGCTGAACGATCTTGCGGCCTATGCCACGGCCTATCTCTCGCCCGCACACCGCGAACGGCGTGCCGAAGGCTGCATGTTCGCCGCGCTCGGTTCGGAGGTCGTGCGGGGGCCGGATGGTGGACGGCACGCCATGACTGAGGCGATGCGCAACCTGGTCGAGACGCTTGCCGAAACCGCTACTGGGCGGAATGCACAGGAACGCCGTCAGGCAGCGCTGGCCAGCTGGTCCGCGATGGTCGGCGCGCTGACCCTGTCGCGGCTCAGTGACGATGCTGCGCTCGCCGACGAGATTCTCGATGCCACCCTCAAGCTGATCGTCACTCGCCTGAGCCGCAAGGTGCCGCCGACCGGTCTGACGGCGGCAACGACCTCGTCATCGGCACCAGCCGAACCGCAGGATTCACCCTGCTAA